The Nomia melanderi isolate GNS246 chromosome 6, iyNomMela1, whole genome shotgun sequence genomic sequence ggTTCAGGGTCTATGAAATGTTGAAGTAAAAGGATAACTTTATTCGATTTTGACAACCATTTTAGTTTCGagaattttgtacagtttaatgaatagtaaaaaattcttttttgtaatagattattaaaaatatcttttagaTGCCTAACATTAAGTTACAAAGTTCAGATGGAGAAGTTTTCGAAGTGGACGTAGATATTGCAAAATGTTCAGTTACCATAAAAACCATGTTGGAAGATCTTGGCATGgacgatgaagaagaagaagttgtTCCTCTACCTAACGTGAACTCTGCTATTCTTAAGAAAGTGTTGCAGTGGGCAAGCTATCATAAAGATGATCCACCACCTCATGAAGATGAAGAAACCAAAGAGAAAAGAACAGATGATATCAGTTCTTGGGATGCAGATTTCTTAAAGGTTCCTtcattttcaacatttctttttgaattattaatataatattaggtGTAGCTTCTAGTATCATAGGTACTGCACATTTGTaataagttataattaaatCTGCCTTGAAATTGATTCAAAGagcattgaatataattttatacgtaATTCATTTACAGGTTGATCAAGGTACACTCTTTGAATTAATCCTGGCTGCAAATTATCTGGATATTAAAGGACTTTTAGATGTAACATGCAAAACAGTAGCCAACATGATAAAAGGCAAAACACCCGATGAAATTCGgaaaacgtttaatattaaaaatgacttTAGTGCAGCAGAGGAAGAGCAAGTGCGCAAAGAAAATGAGTGGTGTGAAGAAAAGTAGATCAACATTTGAGAGTGTTGAACattttgatatttgaaaattcataaGCTAATGCAccaattgtatattttaagagTTGCTTTAATTGTTCCTTAACAGATTCCtcgatatttaaataactttcaGTTAATGCACCACATAGTTTCTActtactattaaaaattatatgtgtATTGGTTTATTTATcctaaatttttgtataacatttaataatactatttacagTGTGTGATAAGAATTAcacaaatataaattcatattacCGTATCATTCTTACATTGACTTTAGTGCAATATTAGATTTgcataatatttaaaagattatagATCTGCATAACATTTAAGATTATAAATCTGCAAATTCTGTTTCATCTGCTTATAGTATATCTAAGTCCAATTTTTGTCATTGCTAATTTCCTTTTATGAACACATTCAGACAAATATAACTGTTAAAAAAGTATACACAGAATAACAGATACagaaatataagtaaaaatttcaatgtcaTTTATGAtacaaattaatacatatataaaatatatatatgttaattatatttttaaaaataaggcAAAGCCTTTCATGTGTAACAACATAAGTACAATTTACCATCACGGGTTTTCAATTAGTAGCgaacttcaaaaataaataaggaGTTTTATTGtacagaaattgaaattcttctttaattaatatcattttccttagtatataaaaaataaaaaaaatgttacgtaTAAAGAAAAAAGTAGGTACGACGCAACATAACCTTTGTTGAAGCTGTTGAGTGTATAAAATGTTGACTAGGTGACAAGGGTTAAAATGGTTCTcaattccaataaaaatataaatggcaaaggaaataaatagtttttgtattaaaaaaccAGTATCCCACAATACTTAACAATGGAAAATTATATACTATAcggtaaataaattctttattacttaagaattttaatacacTGATAATGATGTtatgttgaataattatttcagataCTGTTCAAGAAAATGTATTTCCTCGTAGTACGTCGACCAATGACACAAAAAAGTTACATGATATTTGTAATTGGAATGAAATTGAGAATGTAGTAATAG encodes the following:
- the SkpA gene encoding S-phase kinase associated protein 1 SKP1-related A — its product is MPNIKLQSSDGEVFEVDVDIAKCSVTIKTMLEDLGMDDEEEEVVPLPNVNSAILKKVLQWASYHKDDPPPHEDEETKEKRTDDISSWDADFLKVDQGTLFELILAANYLDIKGLLDVTCKTVANMIKGKTPDEIRKTFNIKNDFSAAEEEQVRKENEWCEEK